The following proteins are co-located in the Pomacea canaliculata isolate SZHN2017 linkage group LG8, ASM307304v1, whole genome shotgun sequence genome:
- the LOC112569747 gene encoding N-alpha-acetyltransferase 40-like, with amino-acid sequence MGRKSVKSKEKKQRRKEDAAKLASSVQKVAEANGVDDPMAPFPAFRKFDRNGLCITFETKRIKDIDQQIVDWSFQLTKDNMQTLYDESEWGWKDRDKLEEMTDSRAWYLLGREQEGNPVAFIHFRFDMEDTEEVLYCYDIQLEKSLRRKGLGKFMMQILELMAHRYGMLKVMLTTFKHNPQACDFFINKLKYKVDEISPEPGIHEEEFSYLILSKTIPQKCPAKASDCSNKDKCCHVTSTATR; translated from the exons ATGGGG AGAAAATCAGTGAAATcgaaagagaaaaagcagaGGAGGAAAGAG GATGCAGCCAAACTGGCGTCATCAGTGCAAAAAGTTGCTGAGGCCAATGGG GTAGATGATCCTATGGCTCCTTTTCCAGCCTTTAGAAAATTTGACAGAAATGg GTTGTGCATAACATTTGAgacaaagagaataaaagacaTTGATCAACAGATTGTGGACTGGTCTTTCCAACTTACCAAAGATAACATGCAGACCTT ATATGATGAGAGTGAATGGGGATGGAAGGATCGTGACAAGTTAGAGGAGATGACTGACAGTCGTGCTTGGTACTTGCTTGGGAGAGAGCAGGAGGGAAATCCTGTCGCCTTCATCCACTTTCGCTTTGACATGGAGGATACAGAAGAAGTTTTATACTG TTATGACATCCAGTTGGAGAAGTCATTGCGGAGAAAAGGCCTTGGCAAGTTTATGATGCAAATTCTGGAGCTAATGGCACACAG ATATGGCATGTTAAAAGTTATGTTAACTACATTCAAACATAACCCACAGGCTTGTGATTTTTTCATCAATAAACTCAA GTACAAAGTTGATGAAATATCACCAGAGCCAGGTATACATGAAGAAGAATTTTCATATCTCATTCTGAGTAAGACCATCCCTCAGAAATGTCCAGCAAAAGCATCTGACTGCTCAAACAAGGACAAGTGCTGTCATGTTACATCAACAGCCACAAGATGA